Proteins found in one Subtercola endophyticus genomic segment:
- the mshD gene encoding mycothiol synthase, translating to MSDSLKLETLRAGDREALLASHGYLDLVQLGAEAVAADGQPPFNDQTLVDARAGRCVFTLAYLGDTLAGAAVVNGDTLELVIAPALRGRELGAALTAHMLDEDSVLARRRRPHVSYLSRLLEPFQYDVPIAIPTLAWSHGNHPAAAVLAQKYHFEPVRTLLQLRTPLAAPYPETPGRYTIDGFVPGHDDEAWIALNARVFAGHPEQGKITLDDLHARMAEPWFDASDFLVARDDSGALVGYNWLKIETSPTSEETTEAAQEPGEIYVIGVAPEAAGAGLGRALMHAGLNRLAARGCTVAALYTDDDNASAVALYRSLGFTDYTVDVQYKAR from the coding sequence ATGAGCGACTCGCTCAAGCTCGAAACGCTTAGGGCCGGCGACCGAGAGGCCCTGCTGGCGTCGCACGGGTACCTCGACCTCGTACAACTCGGCGCCGAGGCCGTCGCCGCAGATGGCCAGCCTCCGTTCAACGACCAGACGCTGGTGGATGCCCGTGCCGGCCGTTGTGTGTTCACCCTCGCCTACCTCGGCGACACTCTCGCCGGTGCTGCGGTCGTGAACGGCGACACACTCGAACTCGTCATCGCTCCCGCCCTGCGCGGCCGTGAGCTCGGTGCGGCCCTCACCGCGCACATGCTCGATGAGGATTCCGTGCTGGCGCGGCGCCGCCGGCCGCACGTGTCGTATCTGTCGCGGCTGCTCGAGCCGTTTCAGTACGACGTGCCGATAGCCATTCCGACCCTGGCCTGGTCGCACGGCAATCACCCCGCCGCCGCCGTTCTCGCCCAGAAGTACCACTTCGAGCCCGTGCGCACGCTTTTGCAGCTGCGCACGCCCCTCGCCGCTCCCTACCCCGAGACGCCCGGCCGGTACACGATCGACGGCTTCGTTCCCGGCCACGACGACGAGGCGTGGATCGCTCTGAACGCCCGGGTGTTCGCCGGGCATCCGGAGCAGGGCAAGATCACCCTCGACGACCTGCACGCGCGCATGGCAGAGCCGTGGTTCGACGCCTCCGACTTTCTCGTCGCCCGCGACGACAGCGGCGCGCTCGTCGGGTACAACTGGCTGAAGATCGAAACATCGCCCACGAGCGAAGAAACGACCGAGGCAGCGCAGGAGCCAGGCGAGATCTACGTGATCGGTGTCGCCCCCGAGGCGGCCGGAGCGGGGCTCGGCCGAGCCCTCATGCACGCCGGCCTGAACCGCCTGGCGGCCCGCGGATGCACGGTCGCAGCTCTCTACACCGACGACGACAATGCGTCGGCCGTCGCGCTCTACCGCAGCCTGGGCTTCACCGATTACACGGTCGACGTTCAGTACAAAGCGCGCTGA
- a CDS encoding response regulator transcription factor: MAQLLILTSAVDKEVLPALSLLSHRTRHIPAEASQLVNTPNCDLIFIDARRDLASARSLCKILKTTGIGVPIVLVLTEGGLTAVSAEWGAADVVLESAGPAEVDTRIRLAIGRQVQEQSSSKIQASGVVIDEASYSARVHGRPLDLTFKEFELLRFFALNPSRVFTREQLLSEVWGYDYFGGTRTVDVHVRRLRAKLGDLESLIGTVRNVGYRFNFFEDENERLAQARNA, from the coding sequence GTGGCGCAGTTGTTGATCCTGACCTCTGCGGTCGACAAAGAAGTCCTTCCCGCGCTCTCTCTGCTCAGTCACCGCACGCGGCACATCCCTGCCGAGGCCTCGCAATTGGTGAACACGCCCAACTGCGACCTGATCTTCATCGACGCCCGGCGTGACCTCGCGAGCGCCCGGTCGCTCTGCAAGATCTTGAAGACCACGGGAATCGGTGTTCCTATCGTGCTGGTGCTCACCGAGGGCGGCCTCACCGCCGTCAGCGCGGAGTGGGGCGCAGCCGACGTCGTGCTCGAAAGCGCCGGGCCCGCCGAGGTCGACACGCGCATCCGTTTGGCCATCGGCCGGCAGGTGCAAGAGCAGTCGTCGTCGAAGATCCAGGCGTCGGGGGTCGTCATCGACGAAGCGAGCTATTCAGCTCGAGTGCACGGCCGCCCGCTCGACCTCACGTTCAAAGAGTTCGAGTTGCTGCGCTTCTTCGCGCTCAACCCGTCACGGGTCTTCACCCGCGAGCAACTGCTCAGCGAAGTATGGGGCTACGACTACTTCGGCGGCACCCGCACCGTCGACGTGCACGTGCGACGCCTGCGCGCCAAGCTCGGCGACCTCGAGTCGCTCATCGGCACGGTGCGCAACGTCGGTTACCGCTTCAACTTCTTCGAGGATGAGAATGAGCGACTCGCTCAAGCTCGAAACGCTTAG